From a single Streptomyces sp. NBC_00377 genomic region:
- a CDS encoding MFS transporter: MVEVRSAVSEARRKNLLLVLIALCTAVTAANVYLAAPLLPLIARDFGSAPSAVAWIASVAQFGYAVGLLFFAPLGDRVNRRRLVAGLSLVTSAALVAGALATGTVFLAAAVLVGSAATVVPQLLVPLVAERAPADRRARHVAAVVAGLFTGVVAARVLGGLAGQAFGWRAVFVGAAVLTTLLGLLTAAALPSERRRPREDHLFAGLTAMPGLVRRSPDLWRACVRQAGMYGAWSALWTSLALLLTGGTYGLSTAAAGLFGLFGLAASVVAPLAGGLVDRFGAAKVGRDAYVLAALSVPLFWLGGQVLVALFVAAIVIHAALVASHVANQTLALTTTSAPATANSAYVVAGFAGGATASALAGLAFSHFGWAGVVTVAGTWLFLGWTTTAVRR, from the coding sequence GTGGTGGAGGTGCGCTCGGCGGTCTCCGAGGCCCGCCGCAAGAACCTCCTCCTCGTCCTCATCGCCCTCTGCACCGCCGTCACGGCCGCCAATGTCTACCTCGCGGCCCCGCTGCTCCCCCTGATCGCCCGTGACTTCGGCTCGGCGCCCTCGGCGGTGGCCTGGATCGCCTCGGTCGCGCAGTTCGGCTACGCGGTCGGCCTGCTCTTCTTCGCCCCGCTGGGCGACCGCGTCAACCGGCGCAGGCTGGTCGCCGGCCTCTCCCTGGTCACCTCGGCGGCCCTGGTCGCGGGGGCCCTGGCCACCGGGACCGTCTTCCTCGCGGCCGCCGTGCTCGTCGGCTCGGCCGCGACCGTCGTCCCACAGCTCCTCGTGCCGCTGGTCGCCGAACGCGCCCCCGCCGACCGGCGCGCCCGGCATGTGGCCGCCGTCGTCGCCGGACTGTTCACCGGCGTCGTCGCCGCCCGCGTCCTGGGCGGACTGGCCGGGCAGGCCTTCGGCTGGCGGGCGGTGTTCGTGGGTGCGGCCGTCCTGACGACGCTTCTCGGTCTGCTGACGGCAGCCGCCCTGCCCTCCGAACGCCGACGCCCCCGTGAGGATCACCTCTTCGCAGGTCTCACCGCGATGCCGGGCCTGGTGCGGCGCTCGCCTGACCTGTGGCGGGCCTGCGTACGGCAGGCCGGGATGTACGGCGCCTGGAGCGCCCTGTGGACCTCCCTCGCGCTGCTGCTCACGGGCGGGACCTACGGTCTCTCGACCGCGGCCGCCGGCCTCTTCGGCCTCTTCGGGCTCGCCGCCAGCGTGGTCGCACCCCTGGCGGGCGGTCTGGTCGACCGCTTCGGCGCCGCGAAGGTCGGACGCGACGCGTATGTGCTGGCCGCCCTCTCGGTCCCGCTGTTCTGGCTGGGCGGGCAGGTGCTCGTCGCGCTCTTCGTGGCCGCGATCGTGATCCACGCGGCCCTGGTCGCCTCGCACGTCGCCAACCAGACCCTCGCGCTGACCACCACCTCCGCCCCGGCCACCGCCAACAGCGCCTATGTCGTCGCCGGGTTCGCAGGCGGCGCCACCGCCTCGGCCCTCGCCGGCCTCGCCTTCAGCCACTTCGGCTGGGCCGGTGTCGTCACGGTGGCGGGCACGTGGCTGTTCCTCGGGTGGACGACCACGGCCGTACGACGGTGA
- a CDS encoding TetR family transcriptional regulator encodes MATTRDPEATRARIFEAAVTEFARHGIAGARIDRIAAEAKANKQLIYAYFGNKAELFSQVLGRRMVELAAAVPVDPDDIEGWLDRVMEYHAAHPELLRLLHWEGIEYGRTELPDEAERQEHYARKVAAVQDGQDRGVISDAIPAGDLFFLLIAMANWSASVPQLSRILTDPEGTDSNRLRASVKEAARRLIAP; translated from the coding sequence ATGGCAACCACCAGGGATCCCGAGGCCACCCGCGCCCGGATCTTCGAAGCCGCCGTCACGGAGTTCGCCCGGCACGGCATCGCGGGTGCCCGCATCGACCGCATCGCCGCCGAGGCCAAGGCGAACAAGCAGCTCATCTACGCCTACTTCGGCAACAAGGCCGAGCTGTTCTCACAGGTCCTCGGCCGTCGCATGGTGGAGCTCGCCGCCGCCGTCCCCGTCGATCCGGACGACATCGAGGGCTGGCTCGACCGGGTGATGGAGTACCACGCGGCCCACCCCGAGCTGCTGCGCCTCCTGCACTGGGAGGGCATCGAGTACGGCCGTACCGAGTTGCCCGACGAGGCGGAACGGCAGGAGCACTACGCGCGCAAGGTCGCCGCCGTGCAGGACGGCCAGGACCGCGGCGTGATCTCCGACGCGATCCCGGCCGGCGATCTCTTCTTCCTGCTGATCGCTATGGCCAACTGGTCCGCTTCCGTACCGCAGTTGAGCCGCATCCTCACGGACCCCGAGGGCACCGACAGCAATCGTCTGCGCGCCTCCGTCAAGGAGGCGGCACGGCGGCTGATCGCGCCATAG